In Leptospira bourretii, a genomic segment contains:
- a CDS encoding SpoIIE family protein phosphatase, which produces MSIRYKFLLILSVSQILLVIALTTSFAYLLQSVKNIPQTQRAEDLSRNFQRELEFKEEKLRLLLEEITFNSQTRGILERGIADRNVLSRELPYLQQILKRYGLSIFEIGDNQGKVLFRVHRPKDFGDDKKNQPIIRNALNGQSTAALEDGHSGLGFRLAAPLFGRGTILIGQVVDDNFTKTISKDNRIHLAIFQAGKVKTIGSDMIRLVMNEKPDLLMEEQRFHFQSKPYYLVKIPYIGNSESVKKLVFHVMIDENEVESKTWKIWSFFVVASLILCGVIFLISFLFSRDMVEAIKLLTTAMVDLDQWKPETLPTHRSDEIGQMGRVFVEMKEELSEHQNHLEEMVDQRTRELNETLSEMQKLQDKQDGDYFLTSLLIRPLRGSFSKSETVSIKIFERQMKQFKFRNKQSEIGGDLSVSDSIYLMGKKYTVFLNADAMGKSIQGAGGALVMGTVFKSIITRTQKLRYMQDRHPERWLKECFQEVHNVFISFDGHMLLSAILGLVDEETGTLYYINAEHPWIVLYRDGNASFLENEHSLRKIGFTEMSGDEVVIQIYPLRPGDVLILGSDGRDDLFVGQSGGNRLINDDETVFLRHVTEGGGDLNLICKAMLQFGDLTDDLSLMRIAFLEEVAYAAKESTKPNIYYQMLGEGIQSYRDREWNNAIFALELALDSEPDDLYCLRELSKLYMKSKDYEKAIELANRYLQLNPGDTDFLFYIAYAHKQRRDFVLATDFAERLRFRDPKNFNNLLLLAEILMHRRDIERSKEVLLALQEMAPENPKLMKLKNFWKKMVSTSVS; this is translated from the coding sequence ATGAGCATCCGTTACAAATTCTTATTAATATTGAGTGTGAGTCAAATTCTTCTTGTAATTGCTCTCACTACCAGTTTTGCCTACCTCTTGCAATCGGTAAAAAATATACCACAAACGCAACGAGCGGAGGACCTATCTCGAAATTTTCAACGGGAGCTGGAATTCAAAGAAGAAAAACTGCGTTTGTTACTAGAAGAAATTACATTTAACTCTCAAACTAGAGGGATTTTGGAAAGAGGGATTGCAGATCGAAATGTTCTTTCCAGAGAACTTCCTTACCTCCAACAAATTTTGAAAAGATATGGCCTCTCCATTTTTGAAATTGGAGACAACCAGGGAAAGGTTTTGTTTCGTGTTCATCGTCCAAAGGATTTTGGGGATGATAAAAAAAATCAACCAATCATTCGTAATGCTCTCAATGGACAGTCAACAGCGGCATTAGAAGACGGACATAGTGGTCTTGGATTTCGATTGGCAGCCCCTCTGTTTGGGCGTGGCACCATTCTCATTGGACAAGTTGTCGACGATAATTTTACAAAAACTATATCGAAAGACAACCGCATTCACTTGGCAATTTTTCAGGCAGGAAAGGTAAAAACCATCGGATCCGATATGATTCGTTTGGTAATGAATGAAAAACCAGATTTGTTAATGGAGGAACAACGATTCCATTTTCAAAGTAAACCTTATTATTTAGTAAAAATTCCATATATTGGAAATTCAGAATCTGTGAAAAAGTTAGTTTTTCATGTGATGATTGATGAAAATGAAGTTGAGTCGAAAACATGGAAGATCTGGTCTTTTTTCGTAGTCGCCTCACTTATATTATGTGGAGTTATTTTTCTAATTTCCTTTTTGTTTTCTCGGGATATGGTTGAAGCAATTAAATTACTTACAACTGCCATGGTTGATTTGGACCAGTGGAAACCGGAAACTCTACCGACCCATCGAAGTGATGAAATTGGGCAAATGGGAAGAGTGTTTGTTGAAATGAAAGAAGAGTTATCGGAACACCAAAACCATTTAGAAGAAATGGTAGATCAAAGAACAAGAGAGTTAAATGAAACTTTGTCTGAGATGCAAAAACTCCAAGATAAACAAGACGGTGATTATTTTTTAACTTCTCTTTTGATTAGACCTCTGCGCGGTTCTTTTTCTAAATCTGAAACAGTTTCCATCAAAATTTTTGAAAGACAAATGAAACAGTTCAAATTCAGAAACAAACAATCTGAAATTGGAGGAGATCTTTCTGTATCCGATTCAATTTACTTAATGGGTAAAAAGTATACAGTTTTTTTAAACGCAGATGCAATGGGTAAGTCGATCCAAGGTGCTGGTGGCGCGCTTGTGATGGGAACAGTTTTCAAATCTATCATCACACGAACACAAAAACTACGATATATGCAGGATCGACATCCTGAACGTTGGTTAAAAGAATGTTTTCAGGAAGTACATAACGTTTTCATAAGTTTCGATGGCCATATGTTGCTTTCCGCAATATTAGGGTTAGTTGATGAGGAAACTGGCACGTTATATTATATCAACGCCGAACATCCTTGGATTGTTTTGTATCGAGATGGAAATGCGAGTTTTCTTGAAAATGAACATTCTCTGAGAAAGATTGGTTTTACTGAAATGAGTGGCGATGAGGTTGTCATTCAGATTTATCCATTGCGACCGGGTGATGTATTGATATTAGGCTCAGATGGGCGAGATGATTTATTTGTTGGACAATCTGGAGGAAATCGGCTCATCAATGATGATGAAACTGTATTTTTGAGACACGTTACCGAAGGTGGTGGGGATTTAAATCTGATTTGTAAGGCCATGTTACAATTCGGAGATCTCACAGATGATTTGAGTTTGATGAGGATTGCCTTTTTGGAAGAGGTGGCATACGCAGCAAAAGAATCAACAAAACCAAATATTTATTATCAAATGTTAGGTGAAGGGATTCAATCGTATCGAGATCGCGAATGGAATAATGCAATCTTTGCTTTAGAACTCGCATTGGATTCAGAGCCAGATGATCTTTATTGTTTAAGAGAATTATCTAAATTGTATATGAAATCTAAGGATTATGAAAAAGCCATTGAGTTAGCGAATCGTTATTTGCAATTAAATCCAGGAGATACCGACTTTTTGTTTTATATTGCTTATGCACATAAACAAAGAAGAGATTTTGTTTTGGCGACGGACTTTGCAGAAAGACTTCGATTTAGAGATCCGAAAAATTTTAATAACCTTTTGTTACTTGCAGAGATACTTATGCATCGTAGGGACATTGAACGATCCAAAGAAGTGTTGTTGGCTTTGCAGGAAATGGCTCCTGAAAACCCTAAATTGATGAAATTAAAGAATTTTTGGAAGAAAATGGTATCGACTTCAGTCAGTTAG
- the pgsB gene encoding poly-gamma-glutamate synthase PgsB, with product MKPNAFLFFLIILVLIVYYTFEYILHKRTLKKFKHRIHVNGTRGKSSVTRLIRAGLSATGMSVFAKTTGTLARMIFPDGSEESISRFGKPSILEQIKILKKAERRGAEIVVLECMALEPRYQWASEGQILKSDIGVITNIREDHLEVMGPELSDVAKSLLSACPINGTLVTGPTDFESFIYEVCEDRKSKAILLTDQNIQTITDEEIAKFSYWEHKENVSIALKVCELLGVSRQNALEAMWKVNPDPGAFSVSPIHFFGKEFIYANAMAANDPNSTKLIWSSVIERYPQYNKRYILFHTREDRPERSHQLAKEFSYWDGYEAVILIGTSTSLAFKYLKTYSKKDIPIFVWEHLSLDGIFESLLSILPKQSLVFGIGNIVGLGMDLSLYLKNRSEHTNE from the coding sequence ATGAAACCAAACGCTTTTCTATTTTTCCTTATTATCCTTGTTTTAATAGTTTATTATACTTTTGAATACATCCTACACAAAAGAACTCTAAAAAAATTCAAACATCGCATCCATGTCAACGGAACCAGAGGAAAGTCTAGTGTAACAAGGCTCATACGAGCAGGCCTTAGTGCTACAGGAATGTCCGTATTTGCAAAAACAACGGGAACATTGGCTCGTATGATTTTTCCAGACGGATCAGAAGAATCCATATCTCGATTTGGGAAACCATCCATTTTAGAACAAATTAAAATTCTAAAAAAGGCGGAACGTAGAGGTGCCGAAATAGTTGTTTTAGAATGTATGGCTTTAGAACCTCGTTATCAATGGGCAAGTGAAGGGCAGATTCTAAAATCAGACATTGGAGTGATTACAAATATCCGAGAAGACCATTTAGAAGTGATGGGTCCAGAATTATCTGATGTCGCCAAATCATTGCTATCTGCCTGTCCTATCAACGGAACCCTAGTCACTGGCCCTACAGATTTTGAATCATTTATATATGAAGTATGCGAAGATCGAAAATCAAAAGCAATTTTATTAACAGATCAAAACATACAAACAATTACGGATGAAGAGATTGCAAAATTTTCATACTGGGAACACAAAGAAAATGTTTCAATCGCACTGAAGGTCTGTGAATTATTAGGGGTAAGTCGACAAAATGCCTTGGAAGCCATGTGGAAAGTGAATCCAGACCCCGGGGCATTTTCTGTTTCCCCAATTCACTTTTTTGGAAAAGAATTTATCTATGCGAATGCGATGGCAGCCAATGACCCCAATAGCACAAAACTAATTTGGTCATCTGTAATAGAACGATACCCACAATATAACAAACGCTACATTTTATTTCATACAAGAGAAGATCGACCAGAAAGAAGTCACCAACTCGCTAAGGAGTTCTCATATTGGGATGGGTATGAAGCAGTCATATTAATCGGAACATCCACTTCCCTAGCTTTTAAATATCTAAAAACTTATTCCAAAAAAGATATCCCTATCTTTGTTTGGGAACATTTAAGTTTGGACGGAATATTTGAATCTTTACTTTCTATTCTTCCAAAACAGTCATTGGTTTTTGGAATCGGAAATATAGTTGGTCTCGGAATGGACTTATCTTTATATTTAAAAAACAGGTCGGAACATACGAATGAATGA
- the pgsC gene encoding poly-gamma-glutamate biosynthesis protein PgsC, protein MNEILPLSIGLSLVVSLVFSELFGILGTGLVVPGYLAISLNHPKNIALTFLIALLSYICVELLSNFLLIFGKRKVVFILLFGYFFGYLLNYQILPDIEIGYLSEVRGIGFIIPGLIAVWYERQGVLETTSVLILASIFVKILLIFLLGTELETL, encoded by the coding sequence ATGAATGAAATTCTTCCTCTTTCCATCGGGCTTAGCCTTGTTGTAAGTTTAGTATTTTCTGAATTGTTTGGGATTCTTGGAACGGGACTTGTTGTCCCCGGATATTTAGCAATTTCATTAAATCATCCCAAAAACATTGCTCTTACATTTTTGATTGCACTTCTCTCCTATATTTGTGTTGAATTACTATCTAACTTTTTATTAATTTTTGGAAAAAGAAAAGTCGTCTTTATATTGTTATTTGGTTATTTTTTTGGATACCTTTTGAATTATCAAATCCTACCTGATATAGAAATTGGATATTTATCCGAAGTTAGAGGAATTGGATTTATCATTCCTGGATTGATTGCGGTCTGGTATGAAAGGCAAGGTGTATTAGAAACAACTTCCGTTCTGATACTTGCTTCCATTTTCGTAAAAATCCTCCTTATTTTTCTTTTAGGCACAGAGTTAGAAACATTATGA
- the pgsW gene encoding poly-gamma-glutamate system protein — MTKIYWSPWKHSRIALFLLAILGILGLLLIETCKVKKEQSYFKKKLHAAKLAERGFQILKPELLKHKKPDYKELDPTNSGLIGEFLTPVTSNSGSLSAKQTSINPNFAAVMVQFLKKAKLEEGDTVAVAVSGSFPALNICLFAALDTLKLKPIIISSASASQFGANHPQMLWLDMEKELVTSGIFSFRSSYSSLGGIQDKAMGISKEGKEYLHRALQRNQVKLLDPIHFDDSIEKRMKLYDELSQNKPIKLFINVGGGTTILGTNLGKQVFKNGLITNLPEEIHIPNSVIKSFLEREIPVINFIQIESLARKFGLPQTPKKIPKPGEGRVFYSEEYSPLLYLSVFLFLLVGLYGVTRLGWGENEEDRHLPKSLRAR, encoded by the coding sequence ATGACTAAAATTTATTGGTCCCCATGGAAACACTCCCGCATTGCGCTTTTTTTATTGGCAATACTTGGAATTTTGGGACTTCTTTTAATCGAAACTTGCAAAGTAAAAAAAGAACAATCTTATTTTAAAAAGAAACTCCATGCTGCAAAACTTGCTGAACGTGGATTTCAAATTTTAAAACCAGAACTTCTTAAACATAAAAAACCAGATTATAAAGAATTAGATCCAACCAATTCAGGATTGATTGGAGAATTTCTTACACCAGTTACCAGTAACAGTGGATCATTATCTGCAAAACAAACATCGATCAATCCAAACTTTGCCGCTGTAATGGTTCAATTTCTTAAAAAAGCAAAACTAGAAGAAGGTGATACAGTTGCGGTTGCGGTTTCAGGTTCCTTTCCAGCACTAAATATCTGTTTGTTTGCGGCACTTGATACATTAAAACTCAAACCAATCATTATATCGAGTGCTTCTGCATCTCAATTCGGTGCAAACCATCCACAAATGCTTTGGTTAGATATGGAAAAAGAACTTGTTACCTCAGGAATTTTTTCCTTTCGATCCAGCTATTCATCGTTAGGTGGTATACAAGACAAAGCAATGGGAATTTCAAAAGAAGGGAAAGAGTATCTACATCGTGCATTACAAAGAAACCAAGTAAAACTTTTAGATCCTATTCATTTCGATGATTCTATTGAAAAAAGAATGAAATTGTATGATGAATTATCTCAAAACAAACCAATCAAATTATTCATTAATGTTGGCGGAGGTACAACTATACTCGGAACAAATCTTGGAAAACAAGTTTTCAAAAATGGACTCATTACCAATTTACCGGAGGAAATTCATATCCCCAACTCCGTAATTAAATCCTTTTTAGAGCGGGAAATTCCTGTGATCAATTTTATCCAAATTGAATCACTCGCGCGGAAATTTGGCCTTCCCCAAACCCCCAAAAAAATCCCTAAACCAGGAGAGGGAAGGGTTTTTTATTCAGAAGAATACAGTCCCTTACTTTATCTTTCCGTTTTCCTTTTTCTCCTAGTAGGATTGTATGGTGTAACAAGGCTCGGCTGGGGTGAAAATGAAGAAGATCGCCACCTTCCCAAATCCCTACGTGCCCGCTGA
- a CDS encoding LIC_12238 family plasminogen-binding lipoprotein, translating to MRQNSLPNTLIRIFSKRIFALLPILFTVTLIQCGVPKGEFGWTTTKMEEMDILEKHIQTITDYKMMRDDLIFSPTDTIHYVYQFSRNPGLETDFYISLNRYELDYVEIDIKKKRVEPDSLAIRDEFSLLRTGEYLIKIVYEGDTVDEVKFRVLPDEGYTQENLEQELAGDQTDEIIKYSR from the coding sequence ATGAGACAGAATTCGCTTCCCAATACCCTCATTCGGATTTTTTCCAAACGCATTTTCGCACTTCTACCCATCCTCTTTACAGTCACCCTCATCCAATGCGGTGTTCCCAAAGGTGAGTTTGGGTGGACAACAACGAAAATGGAAGAAATGGATATTTTAGAAAAACACATCCAAACCATTACCGATTACAAAATGATGAGAGATGATTTAATATTCTCTCCGACCGATACAATTCATTATGTTTACCAGTTCTCAAGAAATCCAGGTTTAGAAACCGACTTTTACATCTCGCTCAATCGCTATGAGCTGGATTATGTGGAAATTGATATCAAAAAGAAAAGAGTAGAACCGGATTCTTTGGCAATAAGAGATGAATTTTCTCTTTTAAGAACAGGTGAGTATTTAATTAAAATAGTTTATGAAGGTGATACTGTTGATGAAGTAAAATTCCGTGTATTACCAGATGAAGGTTACACCCAAGAAAATCTGGAACAAGAGTTAGCTGGTGACCAAACAGATGAAATCATCAAATACTCTCGCTGA
- a CDS encoding tetratricopeptide repeat protein — translation MQWDRAPGDLGRNENKTGEIGFLWELGGFFHSVKKVSQLLFSLSYFFSSFSFVTGFLFFVLLVCFVPRDVSAGEEDRRNPLSGLYLSPLQVISTEEIQTLDSEKRIPIDEDSGIALREEPKALDPNAQDIPVVPGGDTPVEASVESGPKNLETKIREAEGLLKRYYSQFIEEKRIWEDREKGNVYNSRTEMNDIRLLLWQSTHKNSETYIVRDSPVLYNLHIKLARLYVESEKFAPALRHYLAAFRYHPLEMTEEGFRNGEWQKEDILGYDASSAKEHDRLFNEWKQAEQKLKKTKDEIHIKESNWIREGKNLADLIPQSKVWKEDVRIAEENRKSTKQKYDESVNLRYLKYLNQRKQVESNDLYAFANVVKKLEDDNKERLKIVNKLGTAGKGIYVLFDYKRNTDFFAYELLLERAYRLWNENPLVLTDIAEQYRQDGKKERAADFYEKGLGELLKKQNPSEEEKERIIKSNLRLATINADLKRNIIAGLYYDKYFNLSPDSPDKTRVSYEIGVFFNSQIGDPDRAAPFLEYWLERNSKDWNPALDVENGLTDLESIAYYYLSKKDKKHKRNEQERNKLNISFTQWKKLDQKLIIAEKELKDLVEKKQNLKKDLMVTTLDDILSQYRLMDLKIEDQEAVIRVLETKRKKIPLIKILFRLGVLAEESRDFVKAKEHYELIIKEGGETEIRVALKELERVKRILETGNILPPISESI, via the coding sequence ATGCAATGGGACAGGGCCCCAGGTGATCTGGGTCGGAATGAAAACAAAACGGGGGAAATTGGGTTTCTTTGGGAACTGGGTGGATTTTTCCACTCGGTGAAAAAGGTAAGTCAGTTACTTTTTTCACTCAGTTACTTTTTCTCTTCATTCTCCTTTGTAACAGGGTTTCTCTTTTTTGTTCTTTTGGTTTGTTTTGTGCCAAGGGATGTTTCTGCCGGAGAAGAGGATAGGAGAAACCCTTTATCTGGACTTTATCTTTCCCCTTTGCAAGTCATCTCTACTGAGGAAATCCAAACCCTAGATTCGGAAAAACGAATCCCTATCGATGAAGATTCGGGGATTGCCCTTCGGGAAGAGCCGAAGGCTTTAGACCCAAATGCGCAGGATATTCCCGTTGTTCCAGGAGGCGATACTCCTGTGGAAGCTAGTGTCGAATCTGGACCGAAGAATTTAGAAACTAAGATCCGTGAGGCGGAAGGATTATTAAAACGTTATTATAGTCAGTTTATTGAAGAAAAGAGGATTTGGGAAGATAGAGAAAAGGGTAATGTTTATAATTCGCGAACAGAGATGAATGATATTCGTCTTTTATTATGGCAAAGTACCCATAAAAATTCCGAAACTTATATTGTTCGTGACTCACCAGTATTATATAACTTGCATATAAAGCTTGCTAGGTTATATGTTGAGTCTGAAAAATTTGCTCCTGCCTTACGTCATTATCTCGCCGCTTTTAGATACCACCCTTTAGAAATGACAGAAGAGGGATTCCGAAATGGGGAATGGCAAAAAGAAGATATACTTGGTTATGATGCTTCTTCTGCAAAGGAACATGACCGTTTATTTAATGAATGGAAACAAGCAGAACAAAAATTAAAAAAAACAAAAGATGAGATTCATATCAAAGAAAGTAACTGGATACGAGAAGGGAAAAATTTAGCCGATTTAATTCCGCAGTCAAAAGTCTGGAAAGAGGACGTAAGAATTGCAGAAGAAAATAGAAAATCGACTAAACAAAAATACGATGAATCAGTGAATCTTCGTTATTTGAAGTATCTGAACCAAAGGAAACAAGTTGAATCCAATGATTTATATGCATTCGCAAATGTAGTTAAAAAATTAGAGGATGATAACAAAGAAAGACTTAAAATTGTAAATAAACTTGGAACTGCAGGGAAAGGGATTTATGTTTTGTTCGATTATAAAAGAAATACCGATTTTTTTGCATATGAATTACTTTTAGAAAGAGCTTATCGATTATGGAATGAAAATCCTTTGGTATTGACTGATATTGCAGAACAATATCGGCAAGACGGTAAAAAGGAAAGGGCCGCAGATTTTTATGAAAAGGGTTTGGGTGAACTTTTAAAAAAACAAAACCCATCTGAAGAAGAAAAAGAAAGAATTATCAAATCGAATCTTCGTTTGGCTACGATTAATGCTGATTTAAAACGAAATATCATTGCTGGTTTGTATTATGATAAATATTTTAATTTATCTCCTGATTCTCCTGATAAAACCAGGGTTTCCTATGAAATTGGAGTTTTTTTCAATTCTCAAATTGGAGATCCGGATCGTGCAGCACCATTTTTAGAATATTGGTTGGAGCGAAACAGTAAAGATTGGAATCCTGCATTGGATGTAGAAAATGGCCTTACCGATTTAGAATCAATTGCATACTATTATCTTAGTAAAAAAGACAAAAAACATAAACGGAATGAGCAGGAACGAAACAAACTTAATATTTCATTTACTCAATGGAAAAAGTTAGATCAAAAATTGATTATAGCTGAAAAAGAACTAAAAGACCTGGTCGAGAAAAAACAAAATCTTAAAAAAGATTTAATGGTGACAACTTTGGATGATATTCTCTCACAATATCGTTTAATGGATTTAAAAATAGAAGACCAAGAAGCCGTCATACGTGTGTTGGAAACAAAAAGAAAAAAGATCCCTTTGATTAAAATATTGTTTCGTTTAGGTGTTTTGGCTGAAGAGTCAAGAGACTTTGTGAAAGCAAAAGAGCACTATGAACTGATTATCAAAGAAGGTGGAGAAACAGAAATTCGAGTTGCTCTAAAAGAACTGGAACGTGTAAAACGCATTTTAGAAACAGGAAATATTCTGCCACCTATCAGCGAGAGTATTTGA
- a CDS encoding PAS domain-containing hybrid sensor histidine kinase/response regulator, giving the protein MLMRIWTNKGRLYPYLLLNILLFIFVTISFLFYTASERKIDEAEENRYRSLRIANELRQSSDQLTNLVRLYVIHRDLKYKKYFQMILDIRNGDRPRPNEYGYAYWDLVIANKIPPPSDEGEKLSIYELMRNENFLESDFLLLSESKNKSDQLTKIEFEAMSLVEKDMKVGSNFNPKAINLLFDDNYLRAKAEIMKPINDLYYQLNDRTTKAILGAKRNVFILKTIFIVVGVFFGLSLFLTHQSLVDIIGGSVDEAFRRISLLGEGNFSGEIQPTLIKNSILNSLNITQKRLQELHQEGEFTKQRLIESESKLRYILDNVSACIYLKDTNGRYLFANQQVCKLFGYPLEEILNQTDEKFLEEETAKIILKNDRSVLLEGKTLHAEEEIHNRADGKTYPFLTVKIPLRDQTGEIYALCGISTDIGITKEIQKELELAKDSAEIANKAKSEFLASMSHEIRTPLNGVIGLTQILFKTNLDEEQSSLVKTIASAGQSLLVILNDILDFSKIEAGKMKIEKIKFDLRNTVTEIFDLLSIESKSKSIELKLEIDTEVPDFIYSDPSRIRQIIFNLLGNAIKFTETGFVVFRLKKQNEWIRIEVEDSGIGIPTEKLKFIFNKFSQADASTSRRYGGTGLGLAISDRLASLLGGTIGVESQVNKGSLFWCLLPYEKPISSNNNDSVNSPLNPNSSIESLFTNQKFLIVEDNILNQKVIGGLLRKYNINFDVAENGEVALQLFQQNQYDLILMDCEMPVMDGFEATLHIRELEKTKQEKTIILAVTAHVLDEHKERCFAVGMDGFIGKPFYIENLLKTYQEVSESRKKYH; this is encoded by the coding sequence ATGTTGATGAGAATTTGGACGAACAAAGGTAGGTTGTATCCTTACCTGCTTTTGAACATCCTTCTTTTTATCTTTGTCACCATTTCCTTTCTATTCTATACAGCAAGCGAACGAAAGATTGATGAAGCAGAGGAGAATCGTTACAGGTCCTTACGGATAGCCAATGAACTTCGCCAATCCTCTGACCAACTCACAAATTTAGTTCGGTTGTATGTCATTCATAGAGATCTAAAGTATAAAAAATATTTCCAAATGATTTTGGATATACGTAACGGTGATCGCCCAAGACCAAATGAATACGGTTATGCTTATTGGGATCTTGTAATCGCAAATAAAATCCCACCTCCTTCCGATGAGGGAGAAAAACTCAGCATTTATGAATTGATGAGAAATGAGAACTTTCTTGAATCTGATTTTTTATTATTATCTGAATCAAAAAACAAATCAGACCAATTAACAAAAATTGAATTCGAAGCAATGTCCCTTGTCGAAAAGGACATGAAGGTTGGATCAAATTTCAATCCGAAAGCGATCAATTTATTGTTTGATGACAACTATCTTCGTGCCAAAGCGGAGATCATGAAACCAATCAATGACTTATACTATCAATTAAATGATCGTACGACAAAAGCCATCCTTGGTGCAAAAAGAAATGTTTTCATTCTAAAAACGATATTCATTGTTGTTGGTGTCTTTTTTGGTTTAAGTTTATTTCTGACACACCAATCTCTTGTTGATATTATTGGAGGAAGTGTTGACGAAGCCTTTCGTAGAATATCTTTATTAGGTGAAGGAAATTTTTCTGGCGAAATCCAACCAACATTAATTAAAAACTCCATACTAAATAGCCTAAATATCACACAAAAAAGATTACAAGAATTACACCAAGAAGGTGAATTTACAAAACAACGATTAATTGAAAGTGAATCAAAACTTCGTTATATTTTGGATAACGTATCTGCATGTATTTATTTAAAAGATACAAACGGAAGGTATTTATTTGCAAACCAACAAGTATGTAAACTTTTTGGATACCCGCTAGAAGAGATTCTTAATCAAACGGATGAAAAATTCTTAGAAGAAGAAACTGCCAAAATCATTCTTAAAAACGATAGATCGGTATTATTGGAAGGAAAAACATTACATGCCGAAGAAGAAATTCATAATCGTGCTGATGGAAAAACATATCCTTTTCTCACTGTTAAAATTCCTTTAAGAGACCAGACGGGAGAAATTTATGCACTCTGCGGTATATCCACTGACATTGGTATTACCAAAGAAATTCAAAAAGAATTAGAACTGGCGAAAGATTCGGCAGAAATAGCAAACAAAGCCAAGTCGGAATTTTTAGCTTCTATGAGTCATGAAATCAGAACTCCATTAAATGGAGTCATTGGACTTACTCAAATTCTTTTCAAAACAAACCTAGATGAAGAACAAAGTTCCCTCGTTAAAACCATAGCATCTGCAGGGCAATCGTTACTTGTCATCCTAAATGATATTCTCGATTTTTCAAAAATAGAAGCCGGAAAAATGAAAATCGAAAAAATCAAATTCGATCTTCGTAACACAGTCACCGAAATTTTTGATTTACTATCAATTGAATCTAAATCAAAATCCATCGAGTTAAAACTTGAGATTGATACAGAAGTTCCGGATTTTATTTATTCTGACCCAAGCAGAATCCGACAAATTATTTTTAACTTGCTCGGTAATGCGATCAAATTTACCGAAACCGGGTTTGTTGTATTTCGCCTTAAAAAACAAAACGAGTGGATTCGTATAGAGGTGGAAGATTCAGGGATTGGAATCCCAACCGAAAAACTTAAATTTATATTCAATAAATTTTCACAAGCAGATGCCTCCACCTCACGAAGATATGGCGGAACTGGGCTTGGACTTGCCATCTCTGATCGGTTGGCTTCGTTACTCGGTGGAACGATTGGAGTCGAAAGCCAAGTAAACAAAGGAAGTTTGTTTTGGTGCCTTTTGCCTTACGAAAAACCAATTTCCTCCAATAACAATGATTCCGTTAATTCACCACTCAATCCTAACTCTTCTATAGAATCTTTGTTCACAAACCAAAAGTTTTTAATTGTTGAAGACAATATTTTGAATCAAAAAGTCATTGGTGGACTCTTAAGAAAATACAATATAAACTTTGATGTGGCTGAGAACGGAGAAGTAGCACTCCAACTTTTTCAACAAAATCAGTATGACCTTATCCTAATGGACTGCGAAATGCCTGTGATGGACGGATTTGAGGCAACTTTGCATATTCGAGAATTAGAAAAAACAAAACAGGAAAAAACCATCATCTTGGCTGTCACTGCACATGTCCTAGACGAACACAAAGAAAGATGTTTTGCCGTAGGAATGGATGGATTTATTGGCAAACCGTTTTATATTGAGAATTTATTAAAAACTTACCAAGAAGTTTCTGAATCCAGAAAAAAATACCATTAA